In Acidobacteriota bacterium, the following proteins share a genomic window:
- a CDS encoding lysophospholipid acyltransferase family protein — MSPVDPRSPRPGAPPHAPELGFLGRLLGPLKVTGVFWFKLHAFGARRVPDWAKGPVIQVAAWVAWALLWRIPAAIGNNLEVALGPCGFWQRQRRIVSTLRQFAWCMTERYERLEGASFEVDQLRPEGWDQVLAQPDGWIFLTAHIGSWEVGSAVPTDRDGLAVHVVREEEMDPKAQAYMAGMIRERMGAGYHTHFASGADPRLGITLLEALRRGEIVALQGDRPRVGGKIVEGNLFGRPYLFPAGPMALARSAGAPVLPVFVLRLGRRHYQVITGDPIEVPRSKDRQADLEAAVARAAAAMEEVIGQYPHQWFCLRDLWPDIG; from the coding sequence GTGTCCCCCGTTGACCCCCGTAGTCCTCGTCCGGGAGCTCCTCCCCACGCTCCCGAGCTCGGCTTCCTGGGCCGTCTGCTCGGGCCCCTCAAGGTCACCGGCGTGTTCTGGTTCAAGCTCCACGCTTTCGGTGCGCGGCGCGTGCCGGACTGGGCAAAAGGCCCGGTGATTCAGGTCGCGGCGTGGGTCGCCTGGGCCCTCCTGTGGCGCATCCCGGCGGCGATCGGCAACAACCTGGAGGTGGCCCTCGGGCCCTGCGGCTTCTGGCAGCGGCAGCGGCGCATCGTGAGCACCCTGCGGCAGTTCGCCTGGTGCATGACCGAGCGCTACGAGCGCCTCGAAGGGGCGAGCTTCGAGGTCGATCAGCTACGGCCCGAGGGCTGGGACCAGGTCCTGGCGCAGCCCGATGGCTGGATTTTCCTGACCGCCCACATCGGCAGCTGGGAAGTGGGCTCGGCGGTGCCGACGGATCGAGACGGCCTGGCGGTCCACGTGGTCCGCGAGGAGGAGATGGATCCCAAGGCGCAGGCCTACATGGCGGGCATGATTCGGGAGCGGATGGGCGCCGGTTACCACACCCATTTCGCCTCGGGAGCGGACCCTCGACTCGGGATCACGCTGCTCGAGGCGCTCCGCCGCGGCGAGATCGTTGCCTTGCAAGGAGATCGTCCCCGCGTCGGAGGCAAGATCGTCGAGGGAAACCTCTTCGGGCGCCCCTATCTCTTTCCAGCGGGACCGATGGCCCTCGCCCGCAGCGCTGGCGCTCCGGTTCTACCGGTGTTCGTGTTGCGTCTCGGGCGGCGCCACTACCAGGTGATCACCGGGGATCCGATCGAGGTCCCTCGCTCCAAAGATCGTCAGGCCGATCTCGAGGCCGCCGTGGCCAGAGCGGCAGCGGCGATGGAGGAGGTCATCGGGCAGTATCCACACCAGTGGTTCTGCCTGCGGGATCTGTGGCCCGATATCGGCTGA